The genome window TGGCCGACTGGCCGACTGGCCGACTGGCCGACTGGCCGACTGGCCGACTGGCCGACTGATTCTCCAACTCGCCAATGTATTCTGCTCAGGCGCGCCATTGCGCCGGAGCACGAGCGTGTTCTCAACCGCCAGCGCTATGTTGTGCTCGCGGGTTAATTGCTCCCGTGTTGCCCATGGGTACGGGCACCGCCACAAGCATCGCTTGCGACGGCCCCGGCCCAATCGCGCCGGTGAACACCGGTGCCAAGGGCTGGGGTAGTATTGACACGAGATGCCTGCGTAGAGCAGGCAGCGCACGCCCACCGATGGCGGTCTTTACCTTCGGAGCATGACCGCAACCCGCGACGGAACATGTCTTGAAAGGAGCGGAAGAGATCGGACCGAAGCACTACAGGTGCATCTCGAACAACAACAAACGATGTTTCCTTACACGATGAACAATAGGTGGCCCAGCAGGAGCACCAGCCCACTGTTGGGCTGCCTATTGTCCGTTGTACCTTTCCTTGCCAATTCTCAGAACCTTGTGCCCAACCCGAGCTTTGAAGAGAATACCGCCTGCCCCATCACCACCGGTTTCCTGGGGTTTTCCAAGCCGCTGCATTGGGAGGCTTGGAACCAGTCACCTGAGTATTTTCACGCTTGTGCCGGATCGCTAGGCGGCGTGGATACACTAATTCGGGTGCCGCTGAACGGAATGGGATTCCAGTACGCCCTGCAGGGTGACGCGTATGTGGGTATGGCGGCCTTCGGTACATCTGGAGGTGGTGTGAACGTTCGAGAGTATGTGGGTTGCCAGCTATTGGAGCCATTGGAAGTGGGGGAGAACTACGATCTGAGCTTTTTCACCAATGTGGCATTCGGTGGCAACTACTGGGCGCCAACCTGGGCTTGCAGCAACATGGGCATGCTCTTCACCATGGAGTTGCGCACCTGGACCGGCCCAGGCAACATCGCCTTGCCGCTTCCCAATCAGGCACACTTGCACAGCATGGCCATTATCAGCGATACAGCCAACTGGACCTTGGTGAGCGGCAGCTTCGTGGCGGACAGCGCCTATCAGTACCTGGTGATCGGCAACTTCTTCAGCAATGCGCTGACGGATACGCTGCACATCATACCAGGCAACTCGCTTGGAGCCTACTACTTTGTGGATGGCGTGTGTGTTAGGAAGACTGGGCAGCCATGTGAGTTCAACACCGGTATCGCAGAGCCAGACCTTGCAGGCCCCTCCGTGTGGCCTAATCCGGCTTCGGAGCTGTTGCAGGTACGCGCCGAGGCAGGCACGCGCTGGCAGGTGTTCGATGCCACGGGCAGGCTGATGGCCGATGGGGTGAGTTCAACTGAGTTGCTGGTGCTACGCATACAGCGGTGGGCGCCCGGGGAGTATGTGGTGCGGTTGCAAGGCCAAGCAAGGAGGCACGTTCGTTTCGTAGTGATGCGCTAGCAGAGGTCCGGTCTTCTAAGTTGAACAACAACAACGAAGACCATGAAGAAGAATAAGTTCCTGGGCTGCCTGGCGGCCTTGACGATAACGCTCCATGCGAGCGCACAATTGGATTGGAATACTGCGGGGAATAACATCACCGGCTTCGAGTGGTTCGGGGCTGATGGCACCAGCACCATCCCGCTGCAGATCCGGCATGACGCAGATCAGCCGATCGAGTGGTACACCAATGCCATCCGGCGAATGTACCTGCAGCAGGACCTCAGCTATCAGATCGGCTCATTCCCGGGACAGGACAAGTTCGGCCATCTGCTGCTGAGCCCCGATGTGGATGTGTTCTTCAGCAACCTAACGTATGCGCGCGGGCCATTTACTCTGCTGCATCTAGCGGCGGCTACGGACAATGCACAGGAAGTCAGCTACAGGCCTTGGATGAATACGGGTATCACCTTCACGGGCAATGCGGACCACGGCTACGTGGGGCAGAAGGCTGGTGAACTGGATTACACGGATATGGTGATCCATTGGAGCGACAACCCCGGTGAGACCTTGAAGGACCGCATGCGCTTCATCTTCACCAGCGGCTTCAACAGCGCGGCCAGCGGCGCTGAGAGCGAAGAGGGCCTGGAGTTCATGCGCATGTGGCCAAATAGGTATGAGGACCCTCACATCGGGGTGGGCGATTTCTATGCGGCCAACCTGGCGGACAATACCATCACCGAACCCACCGAACGCCTGGACATGGTGAACGGGCGCCTGCGCATCCGCGACCTTCCTGAAGCCAGCGGAGAGGCTACTGGCACCTACAAGGTGATGGTGGTTGACGATGCCGCCAGCGGCGATGAGCGCGGGGTGGTGAAATGGGCCACCTTGCCCACGCCGCCGGCCGGAGACGATTGCGATTGGGAGTTGGATGAAACGACCAACCGTCTTTGGACCGCTACGGCTCCCATCGGTACGAACGATGATTGCCCGGAAAAGGATTGGCTTGTTGGCATTGGTACTTCAGCAATGGCCTACAAGCTGGACATAGATCACGATGGCAGCACGGATCCGATATCCGGAGGCTTGCGTGTGAAGTACACGACAGGCCAGAGCGGCTGGACTTATGGCGTGAAGTCGGATCTCGTGCCTTCATCAGGCGGCTCCATGCAGTATGCCGCAGGGGTGCAAGGCTCTGTATCCAAAGCAACGCAAGAGGGTTGGGGCTTACGAGGCACTGCGGAGGCGAACGCCTCAACCACGGTCGTTGTCGGCGGTGTCGAAGGCAACGCGTTAACCACTGCGGGTACGGTGACTTCTGCGTACGGGAACAAAGGCAAAGTCAATCTCGGCAGTGGCGCTACCACCACTGAGGCCAAGGGGCTGTACGGCTTGATCGAGGCCGGCGGCGGAACGGCTACCAAAACTTATGGCGTGTATGGTTATGGCGTTCAGGGCACAACCGATACATATGGAGCGTACCTGTGGGGCAATGGTCCCACGGACGCGACTGTGTACGGTGTGTACGGGCGCGCAACAGGTGGTGGCACCAATGGGTTCAGGTATAGCGTTTATGGCGAGAATGCGGGTTCAGGGGCGAATGACTGGTCCGGGTATTTCCCTGGCCGATGCTACATCGCCGGTACCACATACTCTCCGTCGGATTCGAATTTGAAGACCGGTGTTGAGGTGCTTTCGGGCGCAACCAGCATGCTCATGCAACTGAACCCTAAGCGATACCAGTACCTTGCTGATGACCACCCACAGCTCGGACTTCCGTATGGGGATCGATTCGGGTTCCTTGCTCAGGAAATGCAAGCAGTCTTCCCACAATTCGTCACCGAAGTGCATCAACCCGCTGCGTATGATGCTGATGGAAACGTATCTGCCGATGCGATGGATTTCCTCGGGCTTAGCACAACCGAGTTGATTCCGCTGCTCGTCGCGGGCTTTCAAGAACAGCAGGCACAGATTGCCCAGCTCCAAGAGCAGCTGGCCATTTGCTGCGGCAACCCTGACGGTTCAGAACAGCGTTCCGGTTCCGCTGTGGATGAGGAAGGTCTCACCCCCGCCCAAGAGCGCCTGCTCCGTATCGCGCCCAATCCGTTCACGGACCGCACCACATTGTTCTGCACCCTCGAACGCGCGGGCCGCATGCAGTTGTTGGCCAACAGCGCCGAAGGCCGCAGCCTCTTGGTGCTGAGCGAGGGCCAGCGCGAGGCCGGTGAGTTCCAGTACGAGTGGAGCACCGAGAACCTGGCGCCCGGTGTGTACTACATCACCCTCTTGCTCGATGGCGAGCCGGTGGTGAAGCGCGCGGTGAAGGTGGGGAGGTAGCGGTTAGTCCCCTGGGTTTCCTCACTCCCCAGCGCCCTGCGCTCCGGAATGAGCTTCACGACAATAGTGCAAGGGTGCGAGAGCCATGCTCTCGCACCCTTGCGCGTTCGCACGTTTCCTCTAGAACTGCTCCCTTCCGCTGAAGAAGAAGGCGCCTTCGATGGCGGCGTTCTCGTCGCTGTCGCTGCCATGCACGGCGTTTTTGGCCTTGCTCTCGGCGAAGCGCTTGCGGATGGTGCCCTCGGCGGCTTGCGTGGGATCGGTGGCGCCGATCAGGTCGCGGAAGCGCTGCACGGCGTTGTCGCCCTCGAGGATCGCCGCAACGATGGGGCCGCTGGCCATGTACTCCACCAGCTCGCCGTAGAAGGGGCGCTCCTTGTGCACCGCGTAGAAGGTGCCGGCCTCCTGCCGCGAGAGCCGCGTGTACTTCATGGCCACCACGCGGAAGCCATTGTCCATGATCATGTCCAGGATCTTGCCCATGCTGCCGGCGGCCACCGCCTCGGGCTTGATCATCGTGAATGTCCTGTTCGTCGCCATGCGCTATCGTCTCCTCGGTTAGTTGGCCGTGCTCCCGGGCGGTCGCCGGCCAAGGGTTGTTGAAAAAGCGGCGCAAAAGTAATCGGACACCTTCTCCGCCAGCGGGTGCAAGGGCTTCTTCCTTCGTTGCGTCACCCGATAGCGGCTGTTGCCGCGTCCTGAAGCCCCGATCCATGCCCACTCTCCGGCCCTTCCTGCTGCTCCCGTTCCTGATGCTCGCTGCCTGTGGCGGCGGAGAGAAGCCGGCCGACGGCACAAGCGGCGGCCTGGTGATCGGCGGCGAGGAGGCGGTCGTCACCTCGATGTACCAGATGCCCACGCCCAACGAGCTCTTCGGGCTGGTGCGTCAGATGGCGGGCGACGGGCACCGCCGGCTGATGAACCCTTCCACGAACGTGGACCGCTACGTGAGCCTCCGCGCGCGGGCCGTCAATTTCGGCGTGTACGCCACCGACCTGGTCTATGCAAGCAGCTTCAAGCTGAACGTGGATGTGGCGCGCTACTACCTCACCTCGAAGAAGCTGGCGAGCTCGCTCGGGCTCGATGCCGCCTTCACCGATGCGGATTTCGTGCGGCTGGAGTCGAACCTGGCCCGCGGCGACTCTTTGGAGATCATCAGCAACGAGGCTTACCAGCGGGCCTATGAGCGCATGCAGCAAGAGGATATGGGCCCCGTGCTGCACCTGGTGCTGGCCGGCGGCTGGATGGAGAGCATGCATCTGGTGGTCCGCCAGATCGAGGCCTTCGGGGGCGGCGAGGCCCTGATGGCCCGCGTGGCCGAGCAGAAGGTCACGCTCGATCATCTGCTGGGCATGATGGAGGCCACGCGCGACCAGCCCGATGTGGCCGCCGTGTACACCGACCTGGCGGCGGTGCGCGCCATCTACGACCAGCTCGAAGTGAAGCGCTCGGCCCATCAAGGCGCATCGCCATCGGGCCGAATGGTCCTCGGCGAGGATGTCACCATCGAGCTCACGCAGGCGAAATACCAGGAACTGGCGCAGGCCATCGATCGTTTGCGCGCTGAATGGACCAAGCCCGAAGGCGACACCACCAACTCGTAAGCGATCACATGATGCCCCGTTCCCTCTTCCTTGCCCTCGCGCTTCCCTGCGCCTCCTTCGCTCTTGCGCAGGTCTCCGAGTGCCCCACCTATCATCGTTTCAACTGCGAGCGCTCCGGCGATGCCCGCTTCTCGGTGAACGGCCAGAGCCGAAGCGCCATGGTGAAGATCGGGGAGGAGACCGAGCTGAACATCATCGTGTACCGCGGCCAGGATTACCGCATCAGCGTCTGCTACGACGACAAGATCCTGGGTGAAGGCCTGGCCATCCGCCTGGTGGAGAAGATCCGCACCAACAAGCCCGGGGGGGCCAAGGGTGATATGATCGAGACCGAGAAAGTGCTGTGGGACAATACCGAGCACGACATGGTGTCCAGCATCGAGTTCAGCTGCACCGCCACCAAGCGCATCGCGGTTGAGGTGAATGCGCCGGGTGCGGCGGAGCGCAAGGGCAAGAAGGCGGACATCGACATCGGCTGCGTGGGCATCCTGATCGAGCACATGCCCTCGCCGGGCATCGGATTCTGAAGGCAGC of Flavobacteriales bacterium contains these proteins:
- a CDS encoding tail fiber domain-containing protein, which codes for MKKNKFLGCLAALTITLHASAQLDWNTAGNNITGFEWFGADGTSTIPLQIRHDADQPIEWYTNAIRRMYLQQDLSYQIGSFPGQDKFGHLLLSPDVDVFFSNLTYARGPFTLLHLAAATDNAQEVSYRPWMNTGITFTGNADHGYVGQKAGELDYTDMVIHWSDNPGETLKDRMRFIFTSGFNSAASGAESEEGLEFMRMWPNRYEDPHIGVGDFYAANLADNTITEPTERLDMVNGRLRIRDLPEASGEATGTYKVMVVDDAASGDERGVVKWATLPTPPAGDDCDWELDETTNRLWTATAPIGTNDDCPEKDWLVGIGTSAMAYKLDIDHDGSTDPISGGLRVKYTTGQSGWTYGVKSDLVPSSGGSMQYAAGVQGSVSKATQEGWGLRGTAEANASTTVVVGGVEGNALTTAGTVTSAYGNKGKVNLGSGATTTEAKGLYGLIEAGGGTATKTYGVYGYGVQGTTDTYGAYLWGNGPTDATVYGVYGRATGGGTNGFRYSVYGENAGSGANDWSGYFPGRCYIAGTTYSPSDSNLKTGVEVLSGATSMLMQLNPKRYQYLADDHPQLGLPYGDRFGFLAQEMQAVFPQFVTEVHQPAAYDADGNVSADAMDFLGLSTTELIPLLVAGFQEQQAQIAQLQEQLAICCGNPDGSEQRSGSAVDEEGLTPAQERLLRIAPNPFTDRTTLFCTLERAGRMQLLANSAEGRSLLVLSEGQREAGEFQYEWSTENLAPGVYYITLLLDGEPVVKRAVKVGR
- a CDS encoding nucleoside-diphosphate kinase; translated protein: MATNRTFTMIKPEAVAAGSMGKILDMIMDNGFRVVAMKYTRLSRQEAGTFYAVHKERPFYGELVEYMASGPIVAAILEGDNAVQRFRDLIGATDPTQAAEGTIRKRFAESKAKNAVHGSDSDENAAIEGAFFFSGREQF